Sequence from the Chthoniobacterales bacterium genome:
GAACTGGGCGGCGGCGGCATTCTCGATCTCGGCTGCTATCCCGTTTCGGCGAGCCGTTTCCTCGCGGGAGCGACCATGGGGCGCCCGTTCGCCGATCCCGTCGAAGTGGCGGGCGCCGCGCAATTTTCCGACGTCACCGGCATGGATGTCGTCGCGAGCGCGAGCCTGAAGTTCGCGAACGGCACGCTCGCCTCGCTCGGTTGCAGCACGCGTCTCGCGCAGGATTCGCGACTGCGCATTTTCGGCAGCCTTGGCTCGCTCGAGATCGTCTCGCGCCCGTGGCATGCGCCGCAGCCGGGCATGCCAGTGGCGATTCGCGTGACGGCGTCGGACGGCGCCACTCGCACCGAGGAAATCACGGACGCCCGCTCGATCTACGCCATCGAGGCCGACGAATTCGCTCTCGCGGTGCGCCGAGGCGCGAAGGAATCGTCGCACATGTCCGTCGCCGACACCCTCGGCAACATGCGCACGCTCGACCGCTGGCTCGCCGCGGTCACCAAATAGCGCTGGCTCGCCGCGATCACCCGTTAGCGCCGCGCTCGCGGCGACCGCGTCAACAATGCAGCAAGGGCGACCGCCGCTGCGCTGACGAGGAACGCCGGGAGCAAGGCCGGCAGCGCCTGCGCGAAGACCGCGTTTTCCTCCAGACCGGGATGCCCGCCGCGAATGTGCGCAGTAAGCCCGGCGAAGGCGAGGCCGACGGCGCCGTAGCCGAGATTCAGCGCGAGACCGCGGAAACTGAGCACCGTCGCCCGCAGATCGGACGCCGTCCAGGCATTCAGGTAGTGCGAGAGGAAGAACTGGAAGGCCGACATCGCGAGACCGATCGGCACGAGCACCCAGATGCCGTAGATCGGCGTCGCGAGCGCCACTCCGGCCAGGCCGACCGCGATGCACGCGCCGACCGCGAGAAGATTCATCGGGGCGTTGCCACGCTCGACGAGCCGGCGCGCAATCGGCGCCGCCACGAAACCAAGCAGCGCCAGGGCAGAACCCAGCGGCCCATAGGTGTATGCCGGCAGCCCGATCACGCGCAGGAAATTGCTTTCGAACGTGAGGAACAGGCGCACGAAACTATCGGCCACGAGCGCCGCGAGGATGAGCAGCCGGATGCGCTTTTCCGTGGCGACGAAACACGCGCCGCGCCAGATATTCCGCAGCGCCTGCCGCACCGGCGCCCCGATCGGCTGCGTGTGCGCCGGCGGTTCGCGCAGGGAGAGCGCCACTCCGAGACAGAGCACCGCCGAGGCGAGCGTGCCATAGACCGGCCAGCGCACTGTCTCCTCCGCCGTGACCGAGAACGACAGCCCGCAGCCGTGCAGCAGGCTGTTGACGAAGCTCGCGTCGTAGGCCGCGGCCCCCACGATCATCGCGAAGAAAAATGCGCCGGATTGCCAGCGCGCCAGCGAGACGAGCACGCGCGGCCAGCGGCTGGCGCGGTCCTCGTCGGGCAGGGAGTCGTAGGCGAGAGCTTCATCCGCGCCGCTCGCGGAGGCTTCCGCCGCACCGCTGAGGAAACGATTGAAGGCGAGCAGCCAGAAAAGCAGGGCCGGGTTCCCCCGTGGGGCGAAGCTGAAGATCAGCATCTCGACCACCATCAGCCCGGCGGCCATCACGACCATGCGCTTGCGGCCGATCACGTCCGCCAGTGCGCCGGAGGGAATCTCCAGCGCGACGATGGCAACCGCCCAGATGACGTTGAGCAGCGCGTATTGCTCGACCGTGAGGCCAAGGTCGAGGAACAGGACGCCGAGGACCGGGTAGTAGAACCGCGCGTTGAACAGCACGCGGAACGCAATGAACCGCGGAATGTTCGCCGACAGCGCGGTCACCGGCCTGGCGTCTTAGAATCCGGGATTCGGCGCCGGCGGAGCGACTTCCTCCGGCGTAACCTCGGGCGTGGTGACCTTCACGGTCGTGCGCTCCGGCGCGGGGGCCTTTTTCGGAACGAGGATCGGCGTGGTATCCATCACCGTCACGACGGCAATGCCCTCGCCCTTGTCAGCCATGGCGCTGTAATTGATCTGGCGCTTGATGCGCGAGAAGATCCACTCGCCATTGAACTTCGCGTATTTCACGTTCCACTGGCCCTTGGTCGCCACGATCGGCACGTCGGAGCCGAAGCGCGACGGCGGGCCGTATTTCTGCATGAGGTAATTGCGAATGCCGTCCCAGCCGCCCGCGCGGGAGAGCGTGCTCACGCCGGGGCCGTTGAAGTAGCGCAGCTCGAGGCGCACGAGCCGATTGTCGAAATACCAGGCCTTCATCTCGGAAATATTCGCGCTGACGTTGAAGACCTCCCAGACGTCGTAGCCGCCGAGTTTGATGGGGATGTGCTGCACCTGCGGGAAGATCGCAAGCGCGCCCTGCGGACTGCCGATCTTCACGCCGTTCACGTTGAAATCGAGCACCGCGCGCTCTTCCTTGGAAAGCGAAGGATCGAGCGCCGCGCAACCGGCGAGCACCGCCGCCGTCGCGCCGAGGAGAAGAAATTTCCCGAAGTTCATGGTCCCTGCGCATATCGACTGGCCGGGCGGACCTCAATCGAAATCCGCCGGGACGGGCCCCACGGCGACAAGATCGAGGCAGCGCGCGATCTGCGCCGCCGTCACGCGCGGCAGCGAGAGCGGCGGCAGCGCGGCGGGATCGAAGAACGCGACCTCCGGCGTCTCGTCGCTCGGCGTGAGCTCGCCGCCGAGAATTTCGCAGTGGAAGAAGAGCTTGTAGACGTGGAAGAGCGAGCCCGGGATGTGGGCGTGCTCCTCGCGGTCGAAGACGGCCAGCAATCGCGCCGCCCGCACCTCGAGGCCCGCCTCCTCCCGCACCTCGCGCTCCGCGTTCCGGGCCGGGCTCTCGCCGGGATCCGCCCAGCCCCCGGGCAGCGTCCACAGGCCGTCCGTCGCCTCGCGCACGAGCAGCACCTTGCCGTCCCGCACGACGACGGAGCGGGTGTCGACCTTCGGCGTCGCGTAGCCAGTCTCGATCGCCAATGCCTCGACGAGCGCAGTCGGCTCCGCATGCTCCGCGAGCATCTCCGCCGCGATCCGCCGCACCTGTGCGAACCGCTCCCGGTCGTAGGGATCCTTCGAAAAATGGAGACCGTTCTGCGCAATCCCCAGCAGGCGCCGGGACCAGTCGAGTTGTGAGGAAGTCATGCCTCCCCGACTCACGCCGCAACCGCGCCCGCCCGCAACCGAGTTCACGAAAAATTCATCGCGGCTTCCCGCGATCTCCACATGGCTGCGGCAGGCTGCGCGAGCATGGGAATTCGTGTCGCCGCCGCCGTCGTCGGAGGGCTGTTTCTGGTGATCTACTCCGCGCTCAGCTGGTGCGGCGCGGGTTGGCTCGCCATGCCGCCACGTCGGGGCCTCAGCCCCATCCATCGCGAACGCCTCGCGCAGATGCCCGGCCATGGGGTGCGGGTGATGTCCCGCCGCACCGCCGACGGCACGCCGTATCTCGACTGCGAGCCGATCCCCGGCGGCCAGCCCGGTGACCGCGGTCGCCTTCTCCGCGCCCAGCTCGCCGCGCGGCCCTTTCCCGTGCCGCCGTTTGGCCGCATCACCGGCACGATCGTCCTGTTGCACGGCTGGGGCATGCGCAAGGAGGACCTCCTCTTCACGGCCGAGCGATTCTGCGCGGTCGGATTCCGCTGCCTCGTTCCCGACCTGCCCGGCCACGGGGACAATCCCCGCCCGGCCACGAATTTCGGCAGCACCGCCGCCGAGCGCGAACTGCCCGCGGCGGTTTGCGCAGACGCCGCCCGTCACCGCCCGCTCGCCGGCCGGCCCTGCCTGTGGGGGATGTCGATGGGCGCCGCCTGGGCGATCCAATCCGCCGCCATTGCCCCGGCCCGCTGGCAGCGAGTCATCGCCGTCAGCCCCTTCGACGCGCTGGAGCCCGTCGTCTTCGCCAGGGCCGCTGCGGAAACCCACGCATGGAGCACGCTCCTCGAGCCGGGCCTCATCCTCGCCACCCGCTGCCGCAGCGCAATGTGGCTCCCCGCCGTGCGCCCGATCGACGGCGCCGGCCGGATTTCCACGCCCACGCTCATCGTCCACGGCACCACCGACGACCTCATTCCGCTCGCGGCCGGGCGCCGCCTCTTCGACGCCGTCGCCGCCCCCCGCAAACGCTGGATCGAGGTCACGAACGCCCGGCACGGCAACGTCCTCGCCACTCCGCAACCCGTTTTCGTCGAAATGGCCGCCTGGCTACTGACATCGCCGGAAAGTCCGGGAAGCTCCCCGCCCGGAAAAAGCGAGCCTCGCCTCTCCAGTCAGCAAACCCCGCATTCCGAAAACACAGAATGCCCCATCATGCGCGTGAGATGGCACCCGCAGAACTGACAACGCCCCTCCACACGCGTGAGACGGCACCGGCAAAACTGACAGTGCCTCCTCACACGCGTAAAATGGCATCGTCAAAACTAACAATGCCCCGCCACACGTGTGAGATGGCATCGGCAAAACTGACAAGGGCCCGCCACGAGCGTGGGAGCCCTCTGCAAAAACTGCCGGAGACCTTCCCGGCGCGTGAAGCGACTACCGCACTACCGATCCAAGCTCAACACCGGGATCGGGCGTTCGTTCAGTAAACATATCAGCCTCCGAGAGCCATCGGTGAGTGAGGTCTCGCATGATGAGAGCGTGATCGAAGGCGACACTGCCTGCCGGAAAAACGGACTCGTCGGCAAAGAAGGAAGTCTCGACCTGCTCGACGGCGAGCGGACGAACCTGCCAATCGTCGGTTTGCAGCCGGATCCCATCGAGCCGACAGCAGTCCCGAGTGACAGAGTAACCCACGCTGCCCCCCTCGAAGTAAGCTGACGACTCGGCCAGCGACTCGAAACAAGACGCAGCCGGCAGCGAGTCGCTCTCACGGGCACGAAGCTGAATGCGCATGTCGCCGTCACGAGCATGGATGGACATGGCGACGCTTGCACCGTCGTCGTCGACGGCAAAATCTGCAAAGGTGGTGCTCGCCGGGAAAGATCCGCCCGCCAGAGAAGTGGTTGAGCCAGGAACTGGTATCTCGGCGCGGGATGAACACCCCCTCGCGAGTCTGGCCGGAAAAGTCATCCCAGAGGACCGCGATCCGGTGAGCCGCGTTCTCGCTGGCGATGCCGCAGAAGCGTGGAAGCCATGCCGGACGGACCTGCTCCAGCCGGATCAGACAGATGCCCGCGATGGCATGGCCATCATGGAGCTTGGGGCGGAAAGGCGGCGGCAAAAAGCGCCCCATCACCTCCGCGTCCACCCGGAAGTTCACCAGCAACCGTCGACGAATCAGGCCGTGGATTACCGGAAGACGCATGGCTGGAGGTCTCGCTGGCGATCATCCGACGGGCGAGGCCTTGCGACTATCGACTCCAGCGAAGACGCGCCCACTATTTGAAGGACGTGGCGGGCGTCACGCGATCGTGACGTCCTTGCAGAGGTAGACGTCCTGGATCGTGTTCAGCAGCTTGATGCCGTCGGGCATGGGGCGCTGGAAGCTCTTGCGGCCGCTGATGAGGCCGGTGCCGCCGGCGCGTTTGTTCACCACGGCGGTGAAGACGGCATCCTCGAAGTCGTGCTTGCCCGAGGCGCCCCCGCTGTTGATGAGGCCGGCGCGGCCCATGTAGCAGTTCGCGACCTGATAGCGACAGAGATCGATCGGGTGGTCGGTGGTGAGCTCGGTGTAGATGCGCTCGTCGAGCTTGCCGTAGCTGGAGCTGCCGGTATTCAGCGCGTGGTAGCCGCCGTTGTTCTCGGGGAGCTTCTGCTTGATGATGTCGGCGCCGATCGTCACGCCGAGGTGGTTTGCCTGGCCGGTGAGGTCGGCGGAGAGGTGGTAGTCCTTGTCCTTCTTGAAGGCGTCGTTGCGCAGGTAGCACCAGAGGACGGTGGCCATGCCGAGCTCGTGCGCGAGGGCGAAGCACTCGGCAATCTCGATGATTTCGCGGTGGGCGTCCTCGCTGCCGAAGTAGACGGTCGCGCCGACGGCGGCCGCGCCCATGTCGTGGGCCTGACGGACGGTGCCGAAGAGAATTTCCTTCGCGCTATTCGGATAGGTGAGGAGCTCGTTGTGGTTGATTTTGACGAGGAAGGGAATCTTGTGCGCGTATTTGCGGGCGCACATGCCGAGCACGCCGAAGGTGGAGGCGACGGAGTTGCAGCCGCCCTCGATGGCGAGCTTGATGATGTTCTCGGGATCGAAGTAGATCGGGTTCTTCGCGAAGCTTGCGCCGGCGGAGTGCTCGATGCCCTGATCGACGGGCAGGATGCTGAGGTAGCCGGTGCCCGCGAGGCGGCCGGTGTTGTAGATCCAGTTGAGGTTATTGAGGACGCGCTGGTTGCGATCGCTCTGGGCAAAAATGCGGTCCACGAAATCGGGGCCGGGAAGGTGCAGGAGATCGGTGGAGATCGTCTTGCACTCGTGCTGGAGAAGGGACTCGGCCTTGTCGCCGAGAAGGGAGGAGATTTGATCGATCATGGCGCGGAGATGTCGGTTCCAAAGGATACCTCAATCCCGACTCTGTAAAGCTCTTCCCGGCGACAAATCCCGCCGCGACGCGAACCATTCCGACAAAGAAAAATCCCGCGCCGACGAGCAAGTCGGACGCGGGATTTGAAGATAAAGCCGAGGGGCTCCGCTTTACGCGGCGTTGCGGCCGATGCAGTTCAGGTCCTCGAAGGAGCTGATGAGGCGCTTCGTGAAGCTGGTCTCCGCGGCGCCGAGCCAGACGCGCGGATCGTATTGCTTCTTGTTCGGGGAGTCGGGCCCGGTGGGGTTGCCGATCTGGCCCTGGAGGTAATCGTGATTCTTGGCCTCGTATTCGCGAATGCCGTCCCAGAAGGCCCACTGCAGGTCGGTATCGAGATTCATCTTGATCGCGCCGTAGCCGATGGCTTCGCGAATCTCTTCGCGGGAACTGCCGGAGCCGCCGTGGAAGACGAAGTTCACCGGCTTCGGGCCGGTGCCGAACTTCTCTTCGATGTATTTCTGCGAATCGTTGAGAATGCCGGGCTTGAGCTTCACGTTGCCGGGCTTGTAAACGCCGTGGACGTTGCCGAAGGCGGCGGCGACGGTGAAATTCGGTGAAACCGCGCTGAGCTTCTCGTAGGCGTAGGCGACTTCCTCGGGCTTCGTGTAGAGGCTGGACTCCTCGACGCCGGAGTTGTCCACTCCGTCTTCCTCACCGCCGGTCACGCCGAGCTCGATCTCGAGGGTCATGCCCATCTTCGCCATGCGCTCGAGGTATTTGCAGCAGACCTCGATGTTCTCCTCGATCGGCTCCTCGGAGAGATCGAGCATGTGCGAGCTGTAGAGGGGCTTCCCGGTCCTGGCGAACTGCTCTTCGCTGCCGGCGAGCAGGCCGTCGATCCACGGAAGAAGCTTCTTCGCGCAGTGGTCGGTGTTCAGGATGACGGGCACGCCGTAGGCCTTCGCCGCGGCGTCCGCGTAATGGGCGCCGGCGAGACCGCCAAGCACCGGGCCGAGCTGGTTGTCGCCCTTCACGCCCTTGCCGATGAAGAACTGTGCACCGCCATTCGAATACTGAATGATCATCGGCGAGTTCACCTCGCGGCCCGCGGCAAGCGCGGCGTTCACCGAGCTGGTGCCGATGCAATTGACCGCCGGTAGCGCGAAAGCATTCGCCTTCGCGTAGTCGAGAACTTCCTTCACCTCGTCCCCGAAGAGGACGCCTGCACGAAATTTTTTGTCAGCCATGGTGTGGTAAGGGGCCGTGATACACGCCCCGCATCGGTAATGCAGCAGGAATCGTGCGCCCACTCGAGTTCGTTCGAAAATCCCTGCACGACTTCGCTGACAATCGCGTGGCTCCCGGCAAAGACGCGCCTTTGTGCGCCGGCCACGGCCCCGGTAATCGCGATTGAAACCGGCCTTTTTCGCCGGTTACACTTTTCGGTCTATGGGACGTCAGTGGTTGCATGCGAAACGCGAGGTCGCCGGGCTCAAGAAAGGCCAGGCCACCG
This genomic interval carries:
- a CDS encoding MFS transporter, whose translation is MTALSANIPRFIAFRVLFNARFYYPVLGVLFLDLGLTVEQYALLNVIWAVAIVALEIPSGALADVIGRKRMVVMAAGLMVVEMLIFSFAPRGNPALLFWLLAFNRFLSGAAEASASGADEALAYDSLPDEDRASRWPRVLVSLARWQSGAFFFAMIVGAAAYDASFVNSLLHGCGLSFSVTAEETVRWPVYGTLASAVLCLGVALSLREPPAHTQPIGAPVRQALRNIWRGACFVATEKRIRLLILAALVADSFVRLFLTFESNFLRVIGLPAYTYGPLGSALALLGFVAAPIARRLVERGNAPMNLLAVGACIAVGLAGVALATPIYGIWVLVPIGLAMSAFQFFLSHYLNAWTASDLRATVLSFRGLALNLGYGAVGLAFAGLTAHIRGGHPGLEENAVFAQALPALLPAFLVSAAAVALAALLTRSPRARR
- a CDS encoding NUDIX hydrolase, producing the protein MTSSQLDWSRRLLGIAQNGLHFSKDPYDRERFAQVRRIAAEMLAEHAEPTALVEALAIETGYATPKVDTRSVVVRDGKVLLVREATDGLWTLPGGWADPGESPARNAEREVREEAGLEVRAARLLAVFDREEHAHIPGSLFHVYKLFFHCEILGGELTPSDETPEVAFFDPAALPPLSLPRVTAAQIARCLDLVAVGPVPADFD
- a CDS encoding alpha/beta fold hydrolase, with amino-acid sequence MAAAGCASMGIRVAAAVVGGLFLVIYSALSWCGAGWLAMPPRRGLSPIHRERLAQMPGHGVRVMSRRTADGTPYLDCEPIPGGQPGDRGRLLRAQLAARPFPVPPFGRITGTIVLLHGWGMRKEDLLFTAERFCAVGFRCLVPDLPGHGDNPRPATNFGSTAAERELPAAVCADAARHRPLAGRPCLWGMSMGAAWAIQSAAIAPARWQRVIAVSPFDALEPVVFARAAAETHAWSTLLEPGLILATRCRSAMWLPAVRPIDGAGRISTPTLIVHGTTDDLIPLAAGRRLFDAVAAPRKRWIEVTNARHGNVLATPQPVFVEMAAWLLTSPESPGSSPPGKSEPRLSSQQTPHSENTECPIMRVRWHPQN
- a CDS encoding DUF2071 domain-containing protein gives rise to the protein MRLPVIHGLIRRRLLVNFRVDAEVMGRFLPPPFRPKLHDGHAIAGICLIRLEQVRPAWLPRFCGIASENAAHRIAVLWDDFSGQTREGVFIPRRDTSSWLNHFSGGRIFPGEHHLCRFCRRRRRCKRRHVHPCS
- a CDS encoding class I fructose-bisphosphate aldolase produces the protein MIDQISSLLGDKAESLLQHECKTISTDLLHLPGPDFVDRIFAQSDRNQRVLNNLNWIYNTGRLAGTGYLSILPVDQGIEHSAGASFAKNPIYFDPENIIKLAIEGGCNSVASTFGVLGMCARKYAHKIPFLVKINHNELLTYPNSAKEILFGTVRQAHDMGAAAVGATVYFGSEDAHREIIEIAECFALAHELGMATVLWCYLRNDAFKKDKDYHLSADLTGQANHLGVTIGADIIKQKLPENNGGYHALNTGSSSYGKLDERIYTELTTDHPIDLCRYQVANCYMGRAGLINSGGASGKHDFEDAVFTAVVNKRAGGTGLISGRKSFQRPMPDGIKLLNTIQDVYLCKDVTIA
- the fbaA gene encoding class II fructose-bisphosphate aldolase; the encoded protein is MADKKFRAGVLFGDEVKEVLDYAKANAFALPAVNCIGTSSVNAALAAGREVNSPMIIQYSNGGAQFFIGKGVKGDNQLGPVLGGLAGAHYADAAAKAYGVPVILNTDHCAKKLLPWIDGLLAGSEEQFARTGKPLYSSHMLDLSEEPIEENIEVCCKYLERMAKMGMTLEIELGVTGGEEDGVDNSGVEESSLYTKPEEVAYAYEKLSAVSPNFTVAAAFGNVHGVYKPGNVKLKPGILNDSQKYIEEKFGTGPKPVNFVFHGGSGSSREEIREAIGYGAIKMNLDTDLQWAFWDGIREYEAKNHDYLQGQIGNPTGPDSPNKKQYDPRVWLGAAETSFTKRLISSFEDLNCIGRNAA